The Tubulanus polymorphus chromosome 6, tnTubPoly1.2, whole genome shotgun sequence genome includes a region encoding these proteins:
- the LOC141907486 gene encoding major facilitator superfamily domain-containing protein 4B-like, producing the protein MSAVFCLLIVWLTEQFLLMTLCAILVLNGVATIVCGVSTNFILTNVWLAIGGVAVGSGEVVNALVCVSIYEEKSAPMLQLLTLATGVANIGGPAFIAPFLCPVAYEIVKDRNNIENSTQKSSLKTINSSMSISDDVHNDFTVSNPTVPNFIYPFSLFAACSFLGAVGFLILFIWERRTDENIFDVDAEKLETRLIPETKRRQKKPNARILTLILSGCMQFNIGGIQNVLGNLLTTYVVNFGHDINTKEAAHLGTLVQLMLMLARFLSVPISYRFGSSPPLGIGIVLYLISSLLLSCDPTKTQLLYAAFLGQGFGSGPISPAVLGWLPEKYEISKWIHTLTILPFLAGHFAMGPLTAKCMQMFGRWSLMVISTIHGFLLVVCFIVMNRLLRKDREKSDSSIKSKQIE; encoded by the exons ATGTCGGCAGTATTTTGTCTGCTTATAGTCTGGTTGACAGAGCAGTTCCTTCTTATGACGCTCTGCGCAATTCTCGTTTTAAACGGAGTGGCGACGATCGTCTGTGGCGTCAGCACGAATTTCATCCTGACCAATGTCTGGTTAGCGATAGGTGGCGTAGCAGTCGGATCGGGAGAGGTGG TAAATGCGTTGGTTTGTGTCAGCATCTACGAGGAAAAAAGTGCGCCTATGTTGCAGTTATTGACACTGGCGACAGGTGTCGCCAATATCGGGGGACCCGCGTTTATTGCGCCGTTTCTGTGTCCAGTCGCTTACGAAATCGTCAAAGATCGCAATAATATCGAAAACTCCACACAAAAATCTAGTCTCAAAACCATCAATTCATCGATGTCAATCAGCGACGACgttcataatgatttcacgGTCAGTAATCCAACAGTCCCTAACTTTATCTACCCGTTTTCGCTCTTTGCCGCCTGTTCGTTTCTCGGAGCCGTCGGGTTTTTGATCCTATTTATTTGGGAACGACGAACCGACGAGAATATATTCGACGTTGACGCCGAAAAACTGGAAACTCGACTGATACCCGAAACGAAACGTCGACAGAAGAAACCGAACGCCCGAATTTTGACTTTGATTTTATCGGGTTGTATGCAGTTTAACATCGGTGGAATTCAGAACGTtctcggtaatttattgacaACATACGTCGTGAATTTCGGGCACGATATAAACACGAAGGAAGCCGCTCATCTCGGAACCTTGGTGCAATTGATGTTGATGTTGGCTCGATTTCTGAGCGTCCCGATTAGTTACAGATTCGGATCCTCGCCGCCGTTAGGTATCGGGATAGTATTATATCTGATCAGTAGTTTACTGCTATCGTGCGACCCGACCAAGACGCAGTTACTGTACGCGGCCTTCCTCGGTCAAGGGTTCGGATCCGGTCCTATATCACCGGCAGTATTAGGCTGGTTACCGGAGAAATATGAGATATCGAAATGGATTCACACGCTGACGATTCTCCCATTCCTCGCGGGGCATTTCGCTATGGGTCCTTTAACAGCTAAATGCATGCAGATGTTCGGTCGCTGGTCGCTAATGGTGATTTCTACGATACATGGGTTTTTATTGGTTGTCTGTTTTATCGTAATGAATCGGCTGTTGAGAAAAGATCGTGAAAAATCAGATTCATCAATCAAGTCCAAACAAATTGAATAA
- the LOC141907159 gene encoding major facilitator superfamily domain-containing protein 4A-like, which translates to MLCNCPRVIAAFSLSMTCFSTTALFYLIGTCVYDILLQNNASQSQEWIVFLSQGIGVGMSAVFCLLIVWLTEQFLLMTLCAILVLNGVATIVCGVSTNFILTNVWLAIGGVAVGSAQLVNTLVCVSIYEEKSAPMLQLMNLATCVACIGGPAFIAPFLSPVAYEIVKDRNNIENSTQKSNSSLKTINSSMSISDDVDNNFTVSNPTVTNYIYPFSLFAACSFLGAVGFLILSIWERRTDENIFDVDAEKVETRLIPETKRRQKKPNARILTLILSGCMQFNIGGIQNVLGNLLTTYVVNFGHDINTKEAAHLGTLVQLMLMLARFLSVPISYRFGSSPPLGIGIVLYLISSLLLSCDTTKTQLLYAAFLGQGFGSGPILPAVLGWLPEKYEISKWIHTLTILPVLAGHFAMGPLTAKCMQTFGRWSLMVISTIHGFLLVVCFIVMNRLLRKDREKSDS; encoded by the exons ATGCTGTGTAACTGTCCGAGAGTGATCGCTGCCTTTTCATTGTCGATGACGTGTTTCAGTACG ACGGCCTTGTTTTATCTGATTGGTACTTGTGTCTACGATATTCTGCTACAAAACAACGCATCGCAGTCGCAGGAATGGATAGTGTTTCTCTCGCAAGGAATCGGTGTCGGAATGTCGGCAGTATTTTGTCTGCTTATAGTCTGGTTGACAGAACAGTTCCTTCTTATGACGCTCTGCGCAATTCTCGTTTTAAACGGAGTGGCGACGATCGTCTGTGGCGTCAGTACGAATTTCATTCTGACCAATGTCTGGTTAGCGATAGGTGGCGTAGCGGTCGGATCGGCACAGCTAG TAAATACGTTGGTTTGTGTCAGCATCTACGAGGAAAAAAGTGCACCGATGTTGCAGTTAATGAACCTAGCGACATGTGTCGCCTGTATCGGGGGACCCGCGTTTATTGCGCCGTTTCTGTCTCCAGTCGCTTACGAAATCGTCAAAGATCGCAATAATATCGAAAACTCCACGCAAAAATCTAATTCTAGTCTAAAAACCATCAATTCATCGATGTCAATCAGCGACGACGTCGATAATAATTTCACGGTCAGTAATCCAACAGTCACTAACTATATCTACCCGTTTTCGCTCTTTGCCGCCTGTTCGTTTCTCGGAGCCGTTGGGTTTCTGATCCTATCTATTTGGGAACGACGAACCGACGAGAATATATTCGACGTTGACGCCGAAAAAGTGGAAACTCGACTGATACCCGAAACGAAACGTCGACAGAAGAAACCGAACGCCCGAATTTTGACTTTGATTTTATCGGGTTGTATGCAGTTTAACATCGGTGGAATTCAGAACGTtctcggtaatttattgacaACATACGTCGTGAATTTCGGGCACGATATAAACACGAAGGAAGCCGCTCATCTCGGCACCTTGGTGCAATTGATGTTGATGTTGGCTCGATTTCTGAGCGTCCCGATTAGTTACAGATTCGGATCCTCGCCGCCGTTAGGTATCGGGATAGTATTATATCTGATCAGTAGTTTACTGCTATCGTGCGACACGACCAAGACGCAGTTACTGTACGCGGCCTTCCTCGGTCAAGGGTTCGGATCCGGTCCTATATTACCGGCAGTATTAGGCTGGTTACCGGAGAAATATGAGATATCGAAATGGATTCACACGCTGACGATTCTCCCAGTCCTTGCGGGGCATTTCGCTATGGGTCCTTTAACAGCTAAATGCATGCAGACGTTCGGTCGCTGGTCGCTAATGGTGATTTCTACGATACATGGGTTTTTATTGGTTGTCTGTTTTATCGTAATGAATCGGCTGTTGAGAAAAGATCGTGAAAAATCAGATTCATAA
- the LOC141907157 gene encoding major facilitator superfamily domain-containing protein 4B-like: protein MSAVFCLLIVWLTEQFLLMTLCAILVLNGVATIVCGVSTNFILTNVWLAIGGVAVGSGEVVNALVCVSIYEEKSAPMLQLLTLATGVANIGGPAFIAPFLCPVAYEIVKDRNNIENSTQKSSLKTINSSMSISDDVHNDFTVSNPTVPNFIYPFSLFAACSFLGAVGFLILFIWERRTDENIFDVDAEKLETRLIPETKRRQKKPNARILTLILSGCMQFNIGGIQNVLGNLLTTYVVNFGHDINTKEAAHLGTLVQLMSMLARFLSVPISYRFGSSPPLGIGIVLYLISSLLLSCDPTKTQLLYAAFLGQGLGSGPILPAVLGWLPEKYEISKWIHTVTILPVLAGHFAMGPLTAKCMQTFGRWSLMVISTIHGFLLVVCFIVMNRLLRKDREKSDSSINSKQIEYRWK from the exons ATGTCGGCAGTATTTTGTCTGCTTATAGTCTGGTTGACAGAGCAGTTCCTTCTTATGACGCTCTGCGCAATTCTCGTTTTAAACGGAGTGGCGACGATCGTCTGTGGCGTCAGCACGAATTTCATCCTGACCAATGTCTGGTTAGCGATAGGTGGCGTAGCAGTCGGATCGGGAGAGGTGG TAAATGCGTTGGTTTGTGTCAGCATCTACGAGGAAAAAAGTGCGCCTATGTTGCAGTTATTGACACTGGCGACAGGTGTCGCCAATATCGGGGGACCCGCGTTTATTGCGCCGTTTCTGTGTCCAGTCGCTTACGAAATCGTCAAAGATCGCAATAATATCGAAAACTCCACACAAAAATCTAGTCTCAAAACCATCAATTCATCGATGTCAATCAGCGACGACgttcataatgatttcacgGTCAGTAATCCAACAGTCCCTAACTTTATCTACCCGTTTTCGCTCTTTGCCGCCTGTTCGTTTCTCGGAGCCGTCGGGTTTTTGATCCTATTTATTTGGGAACGACGAACCGACGAGAATATATTCGACGTTGACGCCGAAAAACTGGAAACTCGACTGATACCCGAAACGAAACGTCGACAGAAGAAACCGAACGCCCGAATTTTGACTTTGATTTTATCGGGTTGTATGCAGTTTAACATCGGTGGAATTCAGAACGTtctcggtaatttattgacaACATACGTCGTGAATTTCGGGCACGATATAAACACGAAGGAAGCCGCTCATCTCGGGACCTTGGTGCAATTGATGTCGATGTTGGCTCGATTTCTGAGCGTCCCGATTAGTTACAGATTCGGATCCTCGCCGCCGTTAGGTATCGGGATAGTATTATATCTGATCAGTAGTTTACTGCTATCGTGCGACCCGACCAAGACGCAGTTACTGTACGCGGCCTTCCTCGGTCAAGGGCTCGGATCCGGTCCTATATTACCGGCGGTATTAGGCTGGTTACCGGAGAAATATGAGATATCGAAATGGATTCACACGGTGACGATTCTCCCAGTCCTCGCGGGGCATTTCGCTATGGGTCCTTTAACAGCTAAATGCATGCAGACGTTCGGTCGCTGGTCGTTAATGGTGATTTCTACGATACATGGGTTTTTATTGGTTGTCTGTTTTATCGTAATGAATCGGCTGTTGAGAAAAGATCGTGAAAAATcagattcatcaatcaattccaaacaaattgaatataggtggaaataa
- the LOC141907155 gene encoding major facilitator superfamily domain-containing protein 4A-like, translating into MRCNCPRVIAAVSLSMTCFSTTALFYLIGTCVYDILLQNNASQSQEWIVFLSQGIGVGMSAVFCLLIVWLTEQFLLMTLCAILVLNGVATIVCGVSTNFILTNVWLAIGGVAVGSGELVNTLVCVSIYEEKSAPMLQFMTLATGVANIGGPAFIAPFLSPVAYEIVKDRNNIENSTQKSNSSLKTINSSMSISDDVDNDFTVSNPTVTNYIYPFSLFAACSFLGAVGFLILFIWERRTDENIFDVDAEKVETRLIPETKRRQKKPNARILTLILSGCMQFNIGGIQNVLGNLLTTYVVNFGHDINTKEAAHLGTLVQLMSMLARFLSVPISYRFGSSPPLGIGIVLYLISSLLLSCDPTKTQLLYAAFLGQGLGSGPILPAVLGWLPEKYEISKWIHTLTILPVLAGHFAMGPLTAKCMQMFGRWSLMVISTIHGFLLVVCFIVMSRLLRKDREKSDSSINSKQIEYRWK; encoded by the exons ATGCGGTGTAACTGTCCGAGAGTGATCGCTGCCGTTTCATTGTCGATGACGTGTTTCAGTACG ACGGCCTTGTTTTATCTGATTGGTACTTGTGTCTACGATATTCTGCTACAAAACAACGCATCGCAGTCGCAGGAATGGATAGTGTTTCTTTCGCAAGGAATCGGTGTCGGAATGTCGGCAGTATTTTGTCTGCTTATAGTCTGGTTGACAGAACAGTTCCTTCTTATGACGCTCTGCGCAATTCTCGTTTTAAACGGAGTGGCGACGATCGTCTGTGGCGTCAGTACGAATTTCATCCTGACCAATGTCTGGTTAGCGATAGGTGGCGTAGCAGTCGGATCGGGAGAGCTGG TTAATACGTTGGTTTGTGTCAGCATCTACGAGGAAAAAAGTGCGCCGATGTTGCAGTTCATGACACTGGCGACAGGTGTCGCCAATATCGGGGGACCCGCGTTTATTGCGCCGTTTCTGTCTCCAGTCGCTTACGAAATCGTCAAAGATCGCAATAATATCGAAAACTCCACACAAAAATCTAACTCTAGTCTAAAAACCATCAATTCATCGATGTCAATCAGTGATGACGTCGATAATGATTTCACGGTCAGTAATCCAACAGTCACTAACTATATCTACCCGTTTTCGCTCTTTGCCGCCTGTTCGTTTCTCGGAGCCGTTGGGTTTCTGATCCTATTTATTTGGGAACGACGAACCGACGAGAATATATTCGACGTTGACGCCGAAAAAGTGGAAACTCGACTGATACCCGAAACGAAACGTCGACAGAAGAAACCGAACGCCCGAATTTTGACTTTGATTTTATCGGGTTGTATGCAGTTTAACATCGGTGGAATTCAGAACGTtctcggtaatttattgacaACATACGTCGTGAATTTCGGGCACGATATAAACACGAAGGAAGCCGCTCATCTCGGCACCTTGGTGCAATTGATGTCGATGTTGGCTCGATTTCTGAGCGTCCCGATTAGTTACAGATTCGGATCCTCGCCGCCGTTAGGTATCGGGATAGTATTATATCTGATCAGTAGTTTACTGCTATCGTGCGACCCGACCAAGACGCAGTTACTGTACGCGGCCTTCCTCGGTCAAGGGCTCGGATCCGGTCCTATATTACCGGCAGTATTAGGCTGGTTACCGGAGAAATATGAGATATCGAAATGGATTCACACGCTGACGATTCTCCCAGTCCTTGCGGGGCATTTCGCTATGGGTCCTTTAACAGCTAAATGCATGCAGATGTTCGGTCGCTGGTCGTTAATGGTGATTTCTACGATACATGGGTTTTTATTGGTTGTCTGTTTTATCGTAATGAGTCGGCTGTTGAGAAAAGATCGTGAAAAATcagattcatcaatcaattccaaacaaattgaatataggtggaaataa